In a genomic window of Stakelama saccharophila:
- a CDS encoding serine hydrolase has product MIVFHTIKTRARAVALMALAPAILVGCGVHVVPQGVRTASAPPPQASTVAVPVPPPAPKPKPAPAALVATVHSLARNFDGIAGIAVESIDDGWQVSANGDRHMPQQSVSKMWVAMTILDLRDQGKLRFDEPITITKRDLTLFHQPVAGLLKDGHYSTTIGKLLHRALTTSDNTANDRLLWRAGGPEAVRAFIAKRHLGEIRFGPGERLLQSRTAGLTWHQKYSLGRNFYEARAALPTDVRRDAFNSYIADPPDGAAPKAVADALARLKKGELLSAGSTSWLITTMQESHTGPNRLRGAVPGGWLFGHKTGTGQDFGGRTAGYNDVGILTAPDGKSYSVAVMIGDTSRTIPQRWELMHAVVKSIVANHDG; this is encoded by the coding sequence GTGATTGTTTTTCACACCATCAAGACCAGGGCCAGGGCCGTCGCGCTGATGGCGCTCGCGCCGGCGATCCTGGTGGGTTGCGGCGTGCATGTCGTGCCGCAGGGGGTGCGAACCGCCAGCGCGCCGCCGCCGCAGGCATCCACCGTCGCCGTGCCGGTGCCGCCGCCCGCTCCCAAGCCGAAGCCCGCCCCGGCCGCGCTGGTCGCCACGGTCCATTCCCTGGCCCGCAATTTCGACGGAATCGCGGGAATTGCGGTGGAAAGCATCGACGACGGCTGGCAGGTCTCCGCCAATGGCGATCGCCACATGCCGCAGCAGAGCGTCAGCAAGATGTGGGTGGCGATGACCATCCTCGACCTGCGCGACCAGGGCAAGCTGCGTTTCGACGAGCCCATCACCATCACGAAACGGGACCTGACCCTGTTCCACCAGCCGGTCGCCGGGTTGCTGAAGGACGGCCACTACAGCACCACCATCGGCAAGCTGCTGCACCGTGCGTTGACGACCAGCGACAACACCGCCAACGACCGGCTGCTCTGGCGTGCCGGCGGGCCCGAGGCGGTTCGCGCCTTCATCGCCAAGCGCCATCTGGGCGAGATCCGGTTCGGTCCGGGCGAACGCCTGTTGCAGTCCAGGACGGCCGGTCTGACCTGGCACCAGAAATATTCGCTGGGCCGCAATTTCTATGAAGCGCGCGCGGCGCTGCCGACCGACGTCCGCCGCGATGCGTTCAACAGCTATATCGCGGACCCGCCGGACGGCGCGGCGCCAAAGGCGGTGGCGGATGCGCTGGCGCGGCTCAAAAAGGGTGAATTGCTGTCCGCCGGATCGACGAGCTGGCTGATCACCACCATGCAGGAGTCGCATACCGGGCCGAACCGCCTGCGCGGCGCGGTGCCCGGTGGCTGGCTGTTCGGTCACAAGACCGGCACCGGTCAGGACTTCGGCGGTCGCACCGCCGGCTATAACGATGTCGGTATCCTCACCGCCCCCGACGGCAAGAGCTATTCGGTCGCGGTAATGATCGGCGACACCTCGCGCACCATTCCGCAGCGTTGGGAACTGATGCATGCCGTCGTGAAGAGCATCGTCGCCAATCACGACGGCTGA
- the polA gene encoding DNA polymerase I gives MSNHLYLVDGSGYIFRAYHRLPPLTNVHGEPVGAVYGYTTMLWKLAKELHEGAKEDGGPTHMAVILDKSSRTFRNEMYDQYKAHRPPPPEDLVPQFPMIRDATRAFSLPCIEEEGWEADDLIASYAKAALAQGWEVTIVSSDKDLMQLIEPGLELYDTMNNRKLGADHVQEKFGVAPDKLGEVLALMGDSVDNVPGVTGIGPKRAAELINEYGDIEAVLAAAPAMKKSKMRENLIEQADMARLSRKLVTLACDVPLPEPLDGLALQGIPEPPLRAFLEHHGFRSLVAKLSAVSDAPAETSEAPATQEEDPPCDHEAYETVTGEAALDRWIAEATAQGHVAIDTETTGLDATQAELVGISLALAPNKACYVPLGHGGSDMFAEKPKQIDREVALTKLKPLLEDASVLKIGHNLKYDLIVLERCCPNLGGITLAPYDDTIVMSFDLDAGSHGHGMDELAATHLSHSCIAYKDVVGTGKKQLGFHEVDLAAATRYAAEDADVTLRLWRRFKSRLAYESATRVYEMVDRPLVRVVADMEMAGVKVDADRLKQLSGEFAGKMVELEREIHGIAGTEFTIGSPKQLGDVLFEQMGLKGGRKGKSGVYSTDVNEMERLAREGHAIAQKVLDWRQLSKLKSTYTDALQAQINPATGRVHTSYSLTGAQTGRLSSTDPNLQNIPIRTEVGRQIRDAFVAEPGNVILAADYSQIELRLAAHIADVPGLRDAFARGDDIHNMTATELFGELNRDTRARAKTINFAILYGISRWGLAGRLDVSNDEAQAMIDRYFERFPGINRYIVETLATARERGFTETLFGRKTHFPRLKSKNPNERAGSERAAINAPIQGTSADIIKRAMARMGPALADAGLPRVRMLMQVHDELVFELPAADIAAAKSVIERVMATAAEPAVTLTVPLGVEIGTGPSWGAAH, from the coding sequence ATGTCCAACCATCTCTATCTGGTCGACGGCTCGGGCTATATCTTCCGCGCCTATCACCGGCTGCCGCCGCTCACCAATGTCCATGGCGAGCCGGTGGGTGCGGTCTATGGCTATACGACGATGCTGTGGAAGCTCGCCAAGGAGCTGCACGAGGGCGCCAAGGAGGACGGCGGCCCGACGCACATGGCGGTGATCCTCGACAAGTCTAGCCGCACCTTCCGCAACGAGATGTACGACCAGTACAAGGCGCACCGCCCGCCGCCGCCGGAGGATCTGGTCCCGCAATTCCCGATGATCCGCGATGCCACGCGCGCCTTTTCGCTGCCCTGTATCGAGGAGGAGGGCTGGGAGGCCGACGACCTGATCGCAAGCTATGCCAAGGCGGCGCTGGCGCAAGGGTGGGAAGTGACCATCGTCTCGTCCGACAAGGACCTGATGCAGTTGATCGAGCCGGGGCTCGAACTCTACGACACGATGAACAACCGCAAGCTCGGCGCGGACCACGTCCAGGAGAAGTTCGGCGTCGCGCCCGACAAGCTGGGCGAGGTGCTCGCGCTGATGGGCGACAGCGTCGATAACGTGCCGGGCGTCACTGGCATCGGGCCGAAGCGCGCCGCCGAACTGATCAACGAATATGGCGATATCGAAGCCGTGCTCGCCGCCGCTCCGGCCATGAAGAAGTCGAAGATGCGCGAAAACCTGATCGAGCAGGCGGACATGGCACGGCTTTCGCGCAAGCTCGTCACGCTCGCCTGCGACGTGCCGCTGCCCGAACCGCTCGACGGCCTGGCGCTGCAGGGAATTCCCGAGCCGCCGCTGCGCGCGTTCCTCGAACATCACGGCTTCCGCTCGCTGGTCGCCAAGCTGTCGGCCGTGTCCGATGCACCCGCCGAAACGAGCGAGGCGCCAGCGACGCAGGAGGAAGACCCGCCTTGCGACCATGAGGCATATGAGACGGTGACCGGCGAAGCGGCACTCGACCGCTGGATCGCGGAAGCAACGGCGCAGGGGCATGTCGCGATCGACACCGAAACGACCGGGCTTGACGCGACACAGGCCGAGCTGGTCGGTATTTCGCTGGCCCTTGCGCCCAACAAGGCATGCTATGTCCCGCTTGGGCACGGCGGCAGCGACATGTTCGCCGAAAAACCCAAGCAGATCGACCGCGAGGTGGCGCTCACCAAGCTGAAACCGCTGCTCGAGGACGCGTCGGTGCTCAAGATCGGGCACAATCTGAAATATGACCTGATCGTGCTGGAGCGCTGCTGTCCGAACCTGGGCGGCATCACGCTTGCGCCTTACGACGACACGATCGTGATGAGCTTCGACCTCGATGCCGGAAGCCACGGTCACGGCATGGACGAACTCGCCGCCACGCACCTGTCGCATAGCTGCATCGCGTACAAGGACGTGGTCGGCACCGGCAAGAAGCAGCTCGGTTTCCACGAGGTCGATCTGGCGGCGGCCACGCGCTACGCCGCCGAGGATGCCGATGTGACGCTGCGGCTGTGGCGGCGGTTCAAGTCGCGTCTGGCCTATGAAAGCGCCACGCGCGTCTATGAAATGGTCGATCGGCCGCTGGTCCGGGTTGTCGCCGACATGGAGATGGCGGGCGTCAAGGTCGATGCCGACCGCCTCAAGCAGCTTTCGGGCGAGTTCGCCGGGAAGATGGTCGAACTCGAGCGCGAAATACACGGTATCGCCGGCACCGAATTCACCATCGGCAGCCCCAAGCAGCTTGGCGACGTGCTGTTCGAGCAGATGGGCCTGAAGGGCGGCCGCAAGGGCAAGTCCGGCGTCTATTCGACCGATGTCAACGAAATGGAGCGGCTCGCGCGCGAAGGCCATGCGATCGCGCAGAAGGTGCTCGACTGGCGTCAGCTTTCGAAGCTGAAATCGACCTATACCGACGCGCTGCAGGCGCAGATCAATCCGGCGACGGGGCGCGTCCATACGAGCTATTCGCTGACCGGCGCGCAGACCGGCCGGCTGTCCTCGACCGACCCCAATCTGCAGAACATCCCCATCCGCACCGAGGTCGGGCGGCAGATCCGCGACGCCTTCGTCGCCGAGCCGGGCAATGTCATCCTCGCCGCCGACTACAGCCAGATCGAGTTGCGGCTGGCGGCGCATATCGCCGATGTGCCCGGCTTACGCGACGCGTTCGCACGCGGCGACGACATCCACAACATGACCGCGACCGAATTGTTCGGCGAACTCAATCGCGACACGCGGGCGCGGGCGAAGACGATCAACTTCGCCATCCTGTACGGCATTTCGCGCTGGGGGCTGGCCGGGCGGCTCGACGTGTCGAACGACGAGGCGCAGGCGATGATCGACCGCTATTTCGAGCGCTTCCCCGGCATCAACCGCTATATCGTCGAGACGCTGGCGACGGCCAGGGAACGCGGCTTCACCGAGACGCTGTTCGGCCGCAAGACGCATTTCCCGCGACTGAAATCGAAAAACCCCAATGAACGCGCCGGCAGCGAACGCGCCGCGATCAACGCGCCGATCCAGGGGACAAGCGCCGACATCATCAAGCGCGCGATGGCCCGGATGGGACCGGCGCTCGCCGATGCGGGGCTGCCGCGGGTCCGCATGCTGATGCAGGTGCACGACGAACTGGTGTTCGAGCTGCCGGCCGCAGACATCGCCGCAGCGAAATCGGTGATCGAGCGCGTGATGGCGACTGCGGCCGAACCGGCGGTGACGCTGACCGTGCCGCTGGGCGTCGAGATCGGCACCGGCCCGAGCTGGGGCGCGGCGCATTGA
- a CDS encoding lipopolysaccharide biosynthesis protein — MDGKDDIAALAKGGRTNVFGFVLRLAARLPFLFIAGRVYGPDLVGRFALAVVVVELAALLATLGLKRGLAQALSTTERPHVHVVWDAMALAFVVSIVASAVLIGFPQAMYPNSPVMGFDRFLPCIIVATAWSDVSLAALAYRHNVKATVTARAVVEPWTISIGAWAFAFVSHRDGLMFSYMLSMLAAMVASLVPFIRTYGLPRGWTPRLPPIFALARANIPLAGADAIEWGTRNVDRFILGLLFAPGIVGIYYMAQQVASLPQKLKTSFEPIMGPVITTSLAQKDYSAIANQVRQVGFWIMAAQAGIALMGSIPGEAVMGVVGPQFVAGTAALGFLLWAEVLASTGTVCESALVYTARHRNLMISILMLGFQAALSFVLVFAMRGVGWPTNFQAAGPAVALMVSVTLTSVIKAWVLRRMIGEPVTGWRWQMVAAAAIAIIVGVTATHGPEWAELIVGLPAILLSYLYVLWRFAFGPEDRKLFAKLPKAEETEVPVAGPATR; from the coding sequence GTGGACGGGAAAGACGATATCGCCGCGCTCGCCAAGGGCGGGCGGACGAACGTCTTCGGCTTCGTCCTGCGCCTGGCGGCGCGGTTGCCGTTCCTGTTCATCGCGGGGCGCGTCTACGGACCCGATCTCGTCGGTCGCTTCGCGCTCGCGGTGGTCGTGGTCGAGTTGGCCGCACTGCTGGCGACACTGGGCCTGAAGCGGGGGCTGGCGCAGGCGCTGTCGACGACCGAACGGCCGCACGTTCATGTCGTGTGGGACGCGATGGCGCTCGCCTTCGTCGTCTCGATCGTCGCGAGCGCGGTGCTCATCGGCTTTCCGCAGGCGATGTATCCCAACAGTCCGGTGATGGGATTCGACCGGTTCCTGCCGTGCATCATCGTCGCGACCGCCTGGTCGGACGTCAGCTTGGCGGCGCTCGCCTATCGCCACAATGTGAAGGCGACGGTCACCGCGCGCGCGGTGGTCGAACCGTGGACGATCAGCATCGGCGCCTGGGCATTCGCCTTCGTGTCGCACCGCGACGGCCTGATGTTCTCCTACATGCTCTCGATGCTGGCGGCGATGGTCGCCTCACTGGTCCCGTTCATCCGCACGTACGGCCTGCCGCGTGGCTGGACGCCGCGGCTCCCGCCGATCTTCGCGCTGGCGAGGGCGAACATCCCGCTGGCCGGCGCCGATGCCATCGAATGGGGCACGCGCAACGTCGACCGGTTCATCCTCGGCCTGCTGTTCGCACCCGGAATCGTCGGCATCTACTATATGGCGCAGCAGGTCGCCTCGCTGCCGCAGAAGCTCAAGACCAGCTTCGAGCCGATCATGGGGCCGGTGATCACCACCAGCCTGGCGCAGAAGGACTATTCGGCCATTGCCAACCAAGTGCGGCAGGTCGGATTCTGGATCATGGCGGCGCAGGCGGGCATCGCGCTGATGGGGTCGATCCCCGGCGAGGCGGTGATGGGCGTGGTCGGCCCGCAATTCGTCGCCGGCACCGCCGCGCTGGGTTTCCTGCTGTGGGCGGAGGTGCTCGCCTCGACCGGCACCGTGTGCGAATCGGCCCTCGTCTACACGGCGCGGCACCGCAACCTGATGATTTCGATATTGATGCTCGGTTTCCAGGCCGCGCTGAGCTTCGTGCTGGTGTTCGCGATGCGGGGTGTCGGCTGGCCGACCAATTTCCAGGCGGCGGGGCCGGCGGTGGCGCTGATGGTGTCGGTGACGCTGACGTCCGTGATCAAGGCGTGGGTGCTGCGGCGGATGATCGGCGAGCCGGTGACCGGCTGGCGCTGGCAGATGGTCGCGGCCGCTGCAATCGCGATCATCGTCGGCGTCACGGCGACGCACGGCCCCGAATGGGCCGAGCTGATCGTCGGCTTGCCCGCGATCCTGCTGAGCTATCTCTACGTGTTGTGGCGCTTCGCCTTCGGCCCCGAGGACCGCAAGCTGTTCGCGAAATTGCCGAAGGCGGAGGAGACGGAGGTGCCGGTCGCGGGGCCGGCGACGCGGTAA
- the purH gene encoding bifunctional phosphoribosylaminoimidazolecarboxamide formyltransferase/IMP cyclohydrolase codes for MSTVKIRRALLSVSDKSGITELGAALVRHGVELVSTGGTAKALRDAGLEVRDIAELTGFPEMMDGRVKTLHPVVHGGLLAVRDNDEHVASMNEHGIGAIDLVVVNLYPFEQTVAKGAGRDEIIENIDIGGPSMVRSAAKNHASVAIVTDPADYDALIAEMDAEGSGTTLDTRKRFAAKAYAATAAYDSAIAQWFAFADQGERFPATLPLTFTLGDELRYGENPHQSAALYLPKGPSARGIAQGQQLQGKALSYNNYNDADAALELVSEFRDGPPTVVIVKHANPCGVATADTLIEAYRAALACDSVSAFGGIVACNRPLDGQTAKAITKIFTEVVAAPDASDEAREVFAGKKNLRLLITGELADPQRPGLALRSIAGGMLLQSRDNALIEGELKVVTKRQPSPQELADCRFAWTVAKHVRSNAIVYAKGGSTAGIGAGQMSRVESARIAAWKAKDAADKAGWAEPRTIGSAVASDAFFPFADGLMTAVEAGATAVIQPGGSIRDDEVIAAADEAGLAMVFTGMRHFRH; via the coding sequence ATGAGCACCGTCAAGATCCGCCGCGCCCTCCTTTCCGTTTCCGACAAGAGCGGGATCACCGAACTCGGGGCGGCGCTCGTGCGCCACGGCGTCGAGCTGGTCTCCACCGGCGGCACGGCGAAGGCGCTGCGCGATGCCGGGCTGGAGGTGCGCGACATTGCCGAACTCACCGGCTTTCCGGAGATGATGGACGGGCGCGTGAAGACGCTGCACCCGGTCGTCCATGGCGGCCTGCTCGCGGTGCGCGACAATGACGAGCACGTCGCCTCGATGAACGAGCATGGTATCGGCGCGATCGACCTTGTCGTGGTCAATCTATATCCCTTCGAACAGACCGTGGCGAAGGGCGCCGGGCGCGACGAGATCATCGAGAATATCGACATTGGCGGCCCGTCGATGGTGCGTTCGGCCGCGAAGAACCACGCCTCGGTCGCGATCGTCACGGATCCGGCCGATTACGACGCGCTCATCGCCGAGATGGACGCCGAGGGCAGCGGCACCACGCTCGACACGCGCAAGCGCTTTGCGGCAAAGGCCTATGCTGCGACCGCCGCATATGATTCCGCCATCGCGCAGTGGTTCGCCTTTGCCGATCAGGGCGAGCGCTTTCCTGCCACGCTGCCGCTCACCTTCACGCTGGGCGACGAGCTGCGCTATGGTGAAAATCCGCACCAGTCGGCGGCGCTCTATCTGCCCAAGGGACCGTCGGCGCGCGGCATCGCGCAAGGACAGCAGCTTCAGGGCAAGGCACTCAGCTACAACAATTACAATGACGCCGACGCCGCGCTCGAACTCGTCAGCGAGTTTCGCGACGGCCCGCCGACCGTCGTCATCGTCAAGCACGCCAATCCGTGCGGGGTCGCCACCGCCGACACGCTGATCGAGGCCTATCGCGCCGCGCTCGCCTGCGACAGCGTCTCGGCCTTCGGCGGGATCGTCGCGTGCAACCGCCCGCTCGACGGCCAAACCGCGAAGGCGATCACCAAGATCTTCACCGAAGTCGTCGCCGCGCCCGATGCCAGTGACGAAGCGCGCGAGGTCTTCGCGGGCAAGAAGAACCTGCGCCTGCTCATCACCGGCGAACTCGCCGACCCGCAGCGCCCCGGCCTCGCGTTGCGTTCGATCGCCGGCGGCATGCTCCTCCAGTCGCGCGACAATGCGTTGATCGAGGGCGAGCTGAAGGTTGTCACCAAACGCCAGCCCAGCCCTCAGGAACTCGCCGATTGCCGCTTCGCCTGGACGGTCGCCAAGCACGTCAGGTCGAACGCGATCGTCTATGCGAAGGGCGGCAGCACCGCGGGTATCGGCGCGGGCCAGATGAGCCGCGTCGAATCGGCCCGCATCGCCGCGTGGAAAGCAAAGGACGCCGCGGACAAAGCGGGCTGGGCCGAACCGCGCACGATCGGATCTGCGGTCGCTTCGGATGCCTTCTTTCCCTTCGCCGACGGCCTGATGACCGCGGTGGAGGCGGGTGCGACCGCCGTGATCCAGCCCGGCGGCTCGATCCGCGATGACGAGGTGATCGCCGCCGCCGATGAGGCCGGTCTCGCGATGGTCTTCACCGGCATGCGCCACTTCCGGCACTGA
- a CDS encoding heparinase II/III family protein, giving the protein MNEPSRIEHEHDPDGVDEGKRLVRVGGDKGLSLAERLSERWQRLAWRSPIHKLRLRGRHPLKLIAVVDDPFLGDIARGRALLDGMLSFRGETRNIAGLGLDRPGFSRTFAEYLHSFAWLRDLSSVTTRAQAVPIAEAIMRQWIAAHAEHVAEPAWRPDLTGRRILFWCAHAPLILSSSDLVYRSDVLNAFARGARHVDRTADKAGPGAPRIAAWAGVVAAGLMLPGGDPRRSFGEAGLHRAIDASIFADGGTAGRSPERQLDVVRLLAMVCQTYAARRLEPPEFVSDALVRAVGALRGACLGDRGLSSWQGGGPVTGDTIEQVIEATGIRTRPLKQARDWGYQRLSAGKTTLLVDAAPPPVARLVEGGCASTLAFEMSDGAHRLIVNCGGARAVHAAVPEQLAEGLRTTAAHSTLVLADSNSTAIHADGTLGRGVAEVEVSRQESDTAMRLEASHDGYVRRYGFVHRRHIAVTPDGLDVRGEDSLVPAGKRHKAGDTPFAIRFHLGAEVEVSPTADGHAAFLRLPGGAVWQFRAKGAALTVEDSLWVDADGRPRPSEQIVLSGETSAGGVSVSWVLRRAR; this is encoded by the coding sequence ATGAACGAGCCGAGCCGGATCGAGCACGAGCACGACCCCGATGGCGTCGACGAGGGCAAGCGGCTCGTCCGCGTCGGCGGCGACAAGGGCCTGTCGCTGGCCGAGCGTCTCTCCGAGCGTTGGCAGCGGCTCGCCTGGCGCAGCCCGATCCACAAGCTGCGCCTGCGCGGCCGCCATCCGCTGAAGCTGATCGCGGTCGTTGACGATCCGTTCCTCGGCGACATCGCGCGCGGCAGGGCGCTGCTCGACGGAATGCTCAGCTTTCGCGGCGAAACCCGAAACATCGCCGGACTCGGGCTCGACAGGCCGGGCTTTTCGCGCACTTTCGCCGAATATCTGCACAGCTTCGCATGGTTGCGCGACCTTTCCTCGGTGACGACGCGTGCGCAGGCGGTGCCGATCGCGGAAGCGATCATGCGGCAATGGATCGCTGCCCATGCCGAGCACGTGGCCGAACCGGCCTGGCGCCCCGACCTTACGGGCAGGCGCATTCTCTTCTGGTGCGCACATGCGCCGCTGATCCTGTCGAGCAGCGATCTCGTCTATCGCTCCGACGTGCTCAACGCCTTCGCCCGCGGCGCGCGGCATGTCGATCGGACCGCCGACAAGGCGGGACCCGGCGCGCCGCGGATCGCCGCCTGGGCCGGCGTGGTGGCGGCCGGCCTGATGCTTCCCGGCGGCGATCCGCGGCGGTCCTTCGGCGAAGCCGGGCTGCACCGCGCGATCGATGCGTCGATCTTCGCCGATGGCGGGACCGCCGGGCGTTCGCCCGAACGCCAGCTCGATGTCGTTCGCCTGCTCGCCATGGTGTGCCAGACCTATGCCGCGCGCCGGCTCGAGCCGCCCGAGTTCGTATCCGATGCGCTCGTGCGGGCGGTTGGTGCACTCCGCGGTGCCTGTCTGGGCGACCGCGGCCTGTCGAGCTGGCAGGGCGGCGGCCCCGTCACCGGCGATACGATCGAGCAGGTGATCGAGGCGACCGGCATTCGCACCCGCCCGCTCAAACAGGCGCGCGACTGGGGCTATCAGCGGCTGTCGGCCGGCAAGACAACCCTGCTGGTGGATGCCGCCCCGCCGCCGGTGGCGCGGCTGGTCGAAGGCGGATGTGCCTCGACGCTCGCCTTCGAGATGTCGGATGGTGCGCACCGGCTGATCGTCAATTGCGGCGGGGCACGCGCCGTTCATGCCGCCGTGCCGGAGCAACTGGCCGAGGGGCTGCGCACGACCGCGGCGCATTCCACGCTGGTGCTCGCCGACAGCAACTCCACCGCCATTCATGCCGATGGCACGCTCGGCCGCGGCGTGGCGGAGGTGGAGGTCAGCCGTCAGGAAAGCGACACCGCCATGCGGCTGGAGGCGAGTCATGACGGCTATGTCCGGCGCTACGGCTTTGTCCATCGCCGTCATATCGCGGTTACGCCCGACGGCCTGGACGTGCGCGGCGAGGACTCGCTGGTACCGGCGGGCAAGCGGCACAAGGCGGGCGACACGCCGTTTGCCATCCGCTTTCACCTTGGCGCCGAGGTGGAGGTGTCGCCCACCGCCGACGGCCATGCGGCCTTTCTCCGGCTGCCGGGCGGAGCGGTCTGGCAATTCCGGGCCAAGGGCGCGGCGCTGACCGTCGAGGACAGCCTGTGGGTCGATGCTGACGGCCGCCCGCGGCCGAGCGAACAGATCGTTCTGTCGGGCGAAACGAGCGCGGGAGGGGTGAGCGTCAGTTGGGTGCTGCGCCGCGCGCGATAG
- the rpe gene encoding ribulose-phosphate 3-epimerase, producing MQQSVRIAPSILSADFARLGEEVRAIDKAGADWIHVDVMDGHFVPNISIGPAVVKAIRPHTTKPFDVHLMIAPVDPYIDAFADAGADTITVHPEAGPHIHRTLQRIRALGKRSGVVLNPGTPDSMLDYLIDDVDLVLVMSVNPGFGGQRFIDGQLRKIEAIRKRIDATGHAIDLQVDGGIDRETAPRAIAAGADALVAGTATFKGGPQAYADNIRALRGAT from the coding sequence ATGCAGCAGTCCGTCCGCATCGCGCCGTCCATCCTGTCCGCCGATTTCGCACGCCTGGGCGAGGAGGTGCGCGCGATCGACAAAGCCGGTGCCGACTGGATCCATGTCGATGTGATGGACGGGCATTTCGTGCCCAACATCTCGATCGGCCCGGCGGTGGTAAAGGCGATCCGCCCGCACACGACCAAGCCCTTCGACGTGCATCTGATGATCGCGCCGGTCGATCCCTATATCGACGCATTCGCCGACGCGGGTGCGGATACGATCACCGTCCACCCCGAGGCCGGACCGCATATCCACCGCACGCTTCAGCGCATCCGCGCGCTCGGCAAGCGGTCCGGCGTCGTCCTGAACCCCGGCACGCCGGATTCGATGCTCGATTATCTGATCGATGATGTCGACCTCGTCCTCGTGATGAGCGTCAATCCCGGTTTCGGCGGCCAGCGCTTCATCGACGGCCAGCTTCGCAAGATCGAGGCGATCCGAAAACGCATCGACGCAACGGGACATGCCATCGACCTGCAGGTGGACGGCGGAATCGATCGTGAAACCGCGCCCCGCGCCATAGCCGCCGGCGCCGATGCGCTGGTCGCCGGCACCGCGACCTTCAAGGGCGGGCCGCAGGCTTATGCCGACAATATCCGGGCACTCAGGGGCGCGACATGA
- a CDS encoding RsmB/NOP family class I SAM-dependent RNA methyltransferase: MPARRAALRLLDAVLRRGLALEAALDQAAAGLAKREDRALAHAIAAETLRRLGDLDALIDSATARPLPDDAKARFVLRIALVQALALGVAQHAAIATALPLVDGGPRKLVHGVFGTLMRNQATLPDVPQLPRRVVERWREAWGDTVLDAAALAIASPPPLDLSLRDPAETERWATALGGASLMPGHVRLDDRMALADRPGFAEGAWWVQDLAASLPARLAGKGPGRALDLCAAPGGKTLQLAAAGWQVTALDNSESRLARLRENCERVALDAEIVAADVLQWQPDGPADLVLLDAPCSATGIFRRHPDVLHRVRPVLIEEMAERQAKMLARAADWVRPGGTLIYATCSLEPREGEDRLAHFLDRRRDFALAPVRADELPPGVMPHERGWVRTLPAILADKGRLDGFFIARLVRAA; the protein is encoded by the coding sequence GTGCCCGCACGTCGTGCCGCGCTGCGCCTGCTTGACGCCGTGCTGCGCCGCGGGCTCGCGCTCGAAGCCGCGCTCGATCAGGCTGCCGCCGGCCTTGCCAAGCGAGAGGACCGGGCGCTCGCCCATGCCATCGCGGCCGAGACGCTGCGCCGGCTCGGCGATCTCGACGCGCTGATCGATTCCGCCACCGCCCGGCCGCTGCCCGATGATGCCAAGGCGCGCTTCGTCCTGCGGATCGCACTGGTACAGGCGCTGGCGCTGGGCGTGGCGCAGCATGCCGCGATCGCCACCGCGTTGCCGCTGGTCGACGGCGGCCCCCGCAAGCTGGTGCACGGCGTGTTCGGCACGCTGATGCGCAACCAGGCGACGCTGCCGGACGTCCCGCAACTGCCGCGTCGCGTGGTCGAGCGGTGGCGAGAAGCCTGGGGTGACACCGTGCTCGACGCCGCGGCGCTTGCCATTGCGAGCCCGCCGCCGCTCGATCTTTCGCTGCGCGATCCGGCCGAAACGGAGCGATGGGCGACGGCATTGGGCGGTGCCAGCCTCATGCCCGGCCATGTCCGGCTCGACGACCGCATGGCCCTGGCGGACCGTCCCGGTTTCGCGGAGGGCGCCTGGTGGGTGCAGGACCTCGCCGCCTCGCTGCCGGCGCGACTTGCGGGAAAGGGACCGGGTCGCGCGCTCGATCTGTGCGCGGCACCGGGTGGCAAGACGCTGCAACTCGCGGCCGCCGGCTGGCAGGTCACAGCGCTCGACAATTCGGAAAGTCGTCTCGCGCGACTTCGCGAGAATTGCGAACGGGTCGCGCTGGACGCGGAAATCGTCGCGGCGGACGTGCTGCAATGGCAGCCCGACGGTCCCGCCGACCTGGTCCTGCTCGATGCGCCGTGCAGCGCCACCGGCATCTTCCGCCGCCACCCGGATGTGCTCCACCGCGTCCGTCCGGTCCTGATCGAGGAAATGGCCGAGCGTCAGGCGAAGATGCTTGCAAGGGCCGCCGACTGGGTGCGACCTGGCGGGACGCTCATCTACGCGACCTGTTCGCTCGAACCGCGCGAAGGTGAGGACCGGCTCGCCCATTTTCTGGATCGGCGCCGCGACTTCGCCCTCGCACCGGTGCGCGCCGACGAGCTTCCGCCGGGTGTGATGCCGCACGAACGGGGTTGGGTCCGGACCCTGCCGGCCATACTCGCGGACAAGGGGCGCCTCGACGGATTCTTCATCGCACGGCTGGTACGCGCCGCCTGA
- a CDS encoding DUF1674 domain-containing protein: MERRPPHVKPPEHLSESPPVPEPDPQPKERAKDPMGRNPTRYGDWELKGIAIDF, encoded by the coding sequence ATGGAACGCCGCCCGCCACATGTCAAACCGCCGGAACACCTTTCCGAGAGCCCGCCGGTGCCCGAACCCGATCCGCAGCCGAAGGAGCGCGCGAAGGACCCTATGGGCCGCAATCCCACCCGGTACGGCGATTGGGAGTTGAAGGGCATCGCCATCGACTTCTGA